The following are from one region of the Miscanthus floridulus cultivar M001 unplaced genomic scaffold, ASM1932011v1 os_2694_1_2, whole genome shotgun sequence genome:
- the LOC136535324 gene encoding BTB/POZ and MATH domain-containing protein 1-like — translation MASQARARASASICSSVTDSEVHTLEISDYSQHSDLGDGGYICSTRFTVGGHDWRIRYYPDGTGNGEECKDYVGVQLELMSEFTKVRLAYEFRLTEDEAAIKSTTVLTAEASSTCGTDKFKKKSDLPRYLRNDSLKIQCFVTVIKESQLKETAVSSNPVVVVQVPPSDLSSHLGNLLSRDRDDGDITFKVKSEDFRAHKLILDIRCPALKTTATQPHLDGQTMRDRRAIPDNSSTVVIQDMEPAVFKALRHFIYTDSLLKEHRNEEMAKSLLAAADKYDMKRMKLYCGNILSKRPTVDSVTTTIALAHNHHCRELKGACIQFINSSERTRDDVLSSEGYKELKATCPEVALEILENSDIFKKAVERQQDVPEEPSAGNHRGEARRGQGVPRSRRYSRNVANTHWSSDEE, via the exons ATGGCATCCCAGGCGAGGGCAAGGGCATCAGCGTCGATATGCAGCTCGGTGACGGACAGTGAGGTACACACATTGGAGATAAGCGACTACAGCCAGCACAGCGACCTCGGCGATGGAGGATACATCTGCTCCACCAGGTTCACTGTCGGCGGCCATGACTGGCGCATCCGTTACTACCCTGACGGAACCGGCAACGGGGAAGAGTGCAAAGATTACGTGGGAGTACAACTGGAGCTCATGAGTGAGTTCACCAAGGTGAGGCTGGCGTACGAGTTTAGGCTCACTGAAGACGAAGCCGCCATCAAGTCAACGACTGTGTTAACAGCTGAAGCTTCATCCACCTGCGGAACTGACAAATTCAAGAAGAAAAGCGATCTACCTAGGTATCTTCGGAACGATTCTCTTAAGATCCAATGCTTTGTCACTGTTATAAAGGAATCACAGTTGAAGGAGACTGCTGTCAGTTCCAACCCCGTCGTCGTTGTTCAAGTGCCGCCCTCAGACTTGTCATCTCATCTTGGAAATTTGTTGTCCCGCGATCGGGACGATGGGGATATCACATTCAAGGTTAAATCTGAGGATTTCCGTGCCCACAAGCTCATCCTTGACATTCGTTGTCCGGCCTTAAAAACTACTGCTACTCAGCCTCATCTCGATGGACAAACAATGAGGGACAGGAGGGCTATTCCTGATAACAGCAGCACAGTTGTTATTCAAGACATGGAGCCCGCTGTTTTCAAGGCCCTGCGTCACTTCATCTACACAGATTCATTGCTGAAAGAACACAGAAATGAGGAAATGGCTAAGAGTTTATTGGCGGCTGCCGACAAATATGACATGAAAAGGATGAAGTTGTATTGTGGAAACATCCTTTCCAAGAGACCAACTGTTGACAGTGTCACAACCACTATAGCCCTAGCTCACAATCATCATTGCAGGGAGCTGAAAGGTGCATGCATCCAATTTATCAACTCTTCTGAGAGAACAAGGGATGATGTGCTCTCAAGTGAAGGATACAAGGAACTCAAAGCCACCTGTCCTGAAGTTGCTCTAGAGATACTGGAAAATTCCGACA TATTCAAGAAGGCAGTCGAAAGGCAACAAGACGTCCCTGAGGAACCATCGGCGGGAAATCACCGTGGTGAAG CGAGGCGGGGTCAGGGTGTCCCCCGTTCACGAAGGTACTCCCGTAACGTGGCAAATACTCATTGGAGCAGTGATGAAGAATGA